One window from the genome of Magnolia sinica isolate HGM2019 chromosome 4, MsV1, whole genome shotgun sequence encodes:
- the LOC131243235 gene encoding uncharacterized protein LOC131243235 produces the protein MPKKMGTNSKAEAARARKSATETEKKEREARDKEDQYWKEAEGARSRAAKKREEEAEKRAEAAARKAEIRRLADIEQQELDKAIKKPDKKASRVSIPVPKVTEAELLRQREEERLQILQRADATKKQQRRTAEEEEYERMVLVANTNRDDSVIEAHSVEDALSSMAIADALPVDKHPERRLKASFKAFEEAELPKLKIEKPGLSLTQYKEMIWKLWKKSPDNPLNQVAE, from the exons ATGCCGAAGAAGATGGGAACAAACAGCAAGGCAGAGGCAGCTAGGGCTCGGAAGAGCGCCACAGAAAccgagaagaaggaaagagaagccCGCGACAAAGAAGATCAGTACTGGAAGGAGGCCGAGGGCGCCAGATCCCGTGCCGCCAAGAAGCGCGAGGAAGAGGCAGAGAAGCGCGCCGAGGCCGCCGCCCGCAAGGCCGAGATCCGCAGGCTCGCCGACATCGAGCAGCAGGAGCTCGACAAGGCCATCAAGAAGCCCGACAAGAAGGCGAGCCGCGTCTCCATCCCCGTCCCCAAGGTCACCGAGGCTGAACTCCTCCGCCAACGCGAAGAGGAGCGCCTACAGATCCTGCAGCGTGCCGACGCCACCAAGAAGCAGCAGAGACGGACCGCTGAGGAGGAGGAGTATGAAAGAATGGTGCTTGTAGCTAACACCAACAGGGACGACTCAGTCATTGAGGCGCATTCCGTTGAGGACGCGCTCTCGAGTATGGCCATTGCGGATGCGTTGCCCGTGGACAAGCATCCAGAGAGGAGGCTGAAAGCATCATTTAAG GCTTTTGAGGAAGCAGAGCTtcccaaactgaaaattgagaagCCAGGTCTCTCCCTCACTCAATACAAGGAAATGATATGGAAGCTATGGAAGAAATCTCCAGACAATCCTTTGAACCAG GTTGCTGAATGA